Proteins encoded together in one Impatiens glandulifera chromosome 1, dImpGla2.1, whole genome shotgun sequence window:
- the LOC124940637 gene encoding protein Ycf2-like, which produces MAAIVTSTPVNWSRVLFDVLIWMVGIRSVGLIPQISCLLVELGVPTCPGEGLNHAQQTEDEGSASSSERTDTEKTDDERSANEEENSGQSPDNAGPDAISETTEGSEEGGEDAGDEGGDKDNEEAGEEEADRISLKLLQGAKKRAESIEELYLEWHEHRFGKPYRQILPGYTDMECIQRLKEVEDLIMNLTKSNTIEEITEEFEEVGPEDTLTPRVLERLEKAKGDLIQEIDRLEAIYSQREIPVYTTPRIETSPDHCPTPPRENAASKESDERADPLLTGQSPLTQPEVSESDFTKEWVEGRLQRFEDSTTERIDSRIQEFEVSADELDAEASKEKEAPRSSQLTEEEEEAERIRKAEAKFPGLAKKAAAQAAKDDARLERERRRLESFAEDNKKKNAASSVSAPTKRKREPSKKVQIADLLNEVTDTVITSIPQQAAQVEEEVEEQLQPRSKR; this is translated from the exons ATGGCGGCTATTGTCACCAgtacaccggtaaactggtccagggtgctatTTGACGTCCTCATTTGGATGGTCGGCATCCGGTCAGTCGGCCTCATCCCCCAAATAAGCTGccttcttgtggagcttggtgttccgacctgtcccggcgaaggtctGAACCATGCCCAG CAAACGGAGGATGAAGGGTCGGCCTCATCATCTGAAAGAACCGATACAGAAAAGACCGATGATGAAAGATCGGCCAATGAAGAAGAGAATTCGGGCCAGAGCCCCGATAATGCCGGACCTGACGCCATctctgagaccaccgagggtagTGAAGAGGGTGGTGAAGATGCCGGTGATGAAGGCGGCGACAAAGATAATGAGGAGGCCGGAGAAGAAGAGGCCGATAGGATATCTCTGAAACTCCTTCAGGGCGCCAAAAAGAGAGCCGAGTCGATTGAGGAGTTATACctggaatggcacgagcaccggttcggcaAACCGTATAGGCAAATCCTACCGGGCTATACAGACATGGAATGCATCCAAAGACTgaaggaagtggaggacttgaTCATGAatctcacaaaatccaacacaattgAAGAG ATTACGGAGGAGTTCGAAGAGGTGGGACCTGAAGACACCTTAACACCGCGGGTGTtagaaaggcttgaaaaagccaaaggagACCTCATTCAAGAAATTGACCGGCTGGAGGCAATATACAGTCAAAGGGAAATACCGGTCTATACTACTCCCCGGATCGAAACGAGTCCGGAtcactgtccaacacctccaagggagaatGCGGCATCAAAAGAATCCGATGAAAGGGCGGATCCTCTTCTCACCGGGCAATCTCCACTTacacaaccggaagtctccgaaTCAGACTTCACAAAGGAATGGGTTGAGGGCCGTCTTCAAAGGTTTGAAGACTCAACAACAGAACGAATTGATAGCcgtattcaagagtttgaagtcTCCGCG gatgAGCTGGACGCCGAAGCAAGTAAAGAGAAGGAAGCACCGCGATCATCCCAACTtaccgaagaagaagaggaagccgAGCGGATTAGAAAGGCAGAGGCCAAGTTCCCAGGGCTTGCAAAGAAGgcagccgctcaagctgcgaaggatgATGCGCGGTTGGAAAGAGAAAGACGGAGGCTGGAAAGTTTCGCAGAAGACAACAAGAAGAAAAATGCGGCCTCCTCCGTTTCAGCGCCGACAAAGCGAAAGAGGGAACCCtcaaagaaagttcaaatagccgaCCTGCTCAATGAGGTCACTGACACGGTCATTACGAGTATACCGCAGCAGGCTGCTCAAGTCGAAGAGGAGGTTGAAGAACAACTGCAGCCCCGGTCTAAAAGATAA